Below is a window of Humulus lupulus chromosome 2, drHumLupu1.1, whole genome shotgun sequence DNA.
TTTAGCTTCCATTTTCATTCCCACCCAAAAAAATTCTTGTTATCTATCTTTCTAGTGTGGTTAAACCATAAGAACCAAAAGGAAGATTTTGAAACTTGATGATATGGGTAAAAACTTTAAGTTTTGGTTCCTGGATTGATATCAATTCTCTTCCACAGTTACTAAAGTTTGTTGAGCTAATACTTGGTTTCTGCTAAGAAGTAGAGGTCTGCTGATTGGAAGGAAGCAAAGAGTTACAACGACGATAGACGCATCTACGAAGGCAGGATTGAAGGTTTTAATAATGGAGGATTGCTTATAAAGTTTCGTAGTTTAGTTGGGTTTCTCCCATATCCTCAGTTGAGCCCTTCCCATTTTTTTAAAGGTATTACCTTTTCTTTTGCTCATTCTCTTTTGGAGTGTTACATATTGTCTTCATACGATTTCCACAATGAATTTGATAAATAAAAGCTTGGTGTGTTAAGCTTGTACTTCTTTTGCTCTAATGTCTAAAAATATAAGCAAAAGGTATCCCAAATGGTCCatttatatcttttttttatggtcttttcttttccttatttaTCCTTACAAACCCTTCATGTTAAAATTTAGAGCTTCTGCTGGGTTCTTTAGTTTCTGCCATACCATTGTCACTAAAAATGTTATTTGGCAATTTTATTACAATAAATTATCAATCACCATTATGAATATCGGTAAACTTTTTATTCAAAATACTTTGAATTGTATCACATTCGTGTACTTATTAGTTTTTTTGCAATGGCTATACATATTGCTTGGTTATGTAAAACTTGTTTCAACCTTCTTTATGCTATCACATGTAGAAGAACCGCGCAAAAGTCCCCAAGAGGTGGCTAGAAGTTTAACCGGTTCACTTATAGCAGTGAAGGTATTGGATTTATTTCCTTAGTATTTTATTCAACTAATAAGCTAATAATAAGCATCAAATAACTGAGATATATTCTTATTGGTTTTGATATTTGCAGGTAATTCAAGCAGACGAGGAGAACAGAAAATTGATATTTTCTGAAAAGGAAGCtgtttggtcaaagttttctgaTCAAGTTGATGTGGGAGACATTTTTGAAGCAAAGGTGGGTTCTGTGGAGGATTATGGTGCATTTGTTCACTTACGATTTCCCGATGGTAGTATTCTTTTCCTTATAACATCTAACAACTAATTTGAAATTCACAAACTTTCTGATTGTTCAACATTTTCTGGGGGGGCTGATTTAGACAAATCTGTTTAACAATGCTGGAACAGGTCTTTATCATCTCACTGGACTAGTGCATGTTTCAGAGGTTTCATGGGATCTAGTGCAAGATGTAAGAGATATTCTTTCGGAGGGTGATGATGTAAGGGTGAAAGTTCTTAGTCTCGATAGGTAAGCTATTGCTGTTCGGTACATGATTATGCACTAGTGGAAGATTTTATTTTCTATGAATTAAATGCACAACTTACATCATTCTAGTTTCACTCTCTACTCCACTTAGTCTTTTTCCCTTTACATTTTACTCAAGACATACTTAAATCTTAGCTCATCTCTTGTTTGACTCTTAGGGGGAAAAAGTACATTTAACCATGCATTGTTGCAAGATTTCTGGTGTAATTTCTCTACAATAATTTTTGATAACTACTAAAAATTTGTAAAACTGAAAAGCTCCTCTTCTTAAATGAAGCTCTATGTTTTTCGATTCTTGGTATCAAGGGAAGTTGTTGACATTATCATCATCAGCATTAACTTCATAAATTTTAAGCTCTCGAGTTTCATTCATGCCACCTTACAAATTTCACTCTCTAGCTAGAGACTAGAATTAATCGAGTTCTGTGCAGACAAAAGCCAAGGATGACACTATCAATCAAACAGTTAGAAGAAGATCCACTTCTAGAAACATTGGATAAAGTAATACCACAGGTTTGTAATCTTATAATCTTGGAAAGAGCTTTTGTCTTGCTATGCATTAAACATCATTTTTCTTTCTCCCAGATATTGATGATTTTAACATGTCACAGGACGGAGCAGGTTCTGATTCTTTAAATACCAGCAGCAGTAGTAACATTGAGCCGCTTCAAGGACTTGAAACTATATTTGAAGAGCTACTAAAGGAAGATGGGTATGATTTCATTTGTGTTTAAGTTCTCAAGACTTATTTTGCCTCAAAATTCAATAGATTCTAGCATAGGAAAAATCTATATGCATTTCTTTATTGATATTGAATGAATCATTTTCACAAACCTTATGGGTTTCTACTTTTATTATGAAAAAGACTGATGCTCATCGACTAGCGTTTTTGACAAACTTGTTCAGTATATACGACGTGAGAATAACTCGCCAAGGTTTTGAGAAACGGGTGGTTTCACAAGACCTACAACTTTGGCTTTCCAATGTGAgtacctcttttcttcttctttctgccaTGGCTGAACAGAGAAAGAAAGCTCTTCTTATTTCCGCATCCTCATCATCTTGCATCCCTACTGCAGGCACCTGCTACCGACGAGAAATCTACTCTTCTTGCTCGGGCTGGAAGGCAGGTGAGTTCCAATTAAACAACAACATTAATGATCATAATCACAAAGCTTTTGATTCAAATAAAACCTTTCAAATTTTATTGCCTTCTATTCTCTCTTTTTTGTAATTCACAAGCACATTTTGTTCAATATGTCTCGGGTTACAGGTGCAAGAAATTCAACTGACAACAGGACTCGATCAAGAAGGTATCAAAAAGGCGCTGCAGCGAGTTTTGGAACGAGTCCCGTGATCAGTATGAATAGAAATCTTCTGTCTCTAAATtacaagttttctctccatcccACCACTCAAAATTTATT
It encodes the following:
- the LOC133819919 gene encoding uncharacterized protein LOC133819919 isoform X3, which produces MPIFTATSSSTHISFLSHLWTGADVSSLNHGTVSVSVSPSSSQSSLLNPCFSLNSFGRRRKKRLAICSANSSSSSEVFERRPDREAGAAAAAARVLQETSAASSEALRQARRSADWKEAKSYNDDRRIYEGRIEGFNNGGLLIKFRSLVGFLPYPQLSPSHFFKEEPRKSPQEVARSLTGSLIAVKVIQADEENRKLIFSEKEAVWSKFSDQVDVGDIFEAKVGSVEDYGAFVHLRFPDEVSWDLVQDVRDILSEGDDVRVKVLSLDRQKPRMTLSIKQLEEDPLLETLDKVIPQDGAGSDSLNTSSSSNIEPLQGLETIFEELLKEDGIYDVRITRQGFEKRVVSQDLQLWLSNAPATDEKSTLLARAGRQVQEIQLTTGLDQEGIKKALQRVLERVP
- the LOC133819919 gene encoding uncharacterized protein LOC133819919 isoform X1, which encodes MPIFTATSSSTHISFLSHLWTGADVSSLNHGTVSVSVSPSSSQSSLLNPCFSLNSFGRRRKKRLAICSANSSSSSEVFERRPDREAGAAAAAARVLQETSAASSEALRQARRSADWKEAKSYNDDRRIYEGRIEGFNNGGLLIKFRSLVGFLPYPQLSPSHFFKEEPRKSPQEVARSLTGSLIAVKVIQADEENRKLIFSEKEAVWSKFSDQVDVGDIFEAKVGSVEDYGAFVHLRFPDGLYHLTGLVHVSEVSWDLVQDVRDILSEGDDVRVKVLSLDRQKPRMTLSIKQLEEDPLLETLDKVIPQDGAGSDSLNTSSSSNIEPLQGLETIFEELLKEDGIYDVRITRQGFEKRVVSQDLQLWLSNAPATDEKSTLLARAGRQVQEIQLTTGLDQEGIKKALQRVLERVP
- the LOC133819919 gene encoding uncharacterized protein LOC133819919 isoform X2; the encoded protein is MPIFTATSSSTHISFLSHLWTGADVSSLNHGTVSVSVSPSSSQSSLLNPCFSLNSFGRRRKKRLAICSANSSSSSEVFERRPDREAGAAAAAARVLQETSAASSEALRQARRSADWKEAKSYNDDRRIYEGRIEGFNNGGLLIKFRSLVGFLPYPQLSPSHFFKEPRKSPQEVARSLTGSLIAVKVIQADEENRKLIFSEKEAVWSKFSDQVDVGDIFEAKVGSVEDYGAFVHLRFPDGLYHLTGLVHVSEVSWDLVQDVRDILSEGDDVRVKVLSLDRQKPRMTLSIKQLEEDPLLETLDKVIPQDGAGSDSLNTSSSSNIEPLQGLETIFEELLKEDGIYDVRITRQGFEKRVVSQDLQLWLSNAPATDEKSTLLARAGRQVQEIQLTTGLDQEGIKKALQRVLERVP